DNA sequence from the Candidatus Zixiibacteriota bacterium genome:
CTGGGCCTCAATATCTATTTCGTGGTAGTGCTTGAGATGGGGGTGACCGGCATCCTTCTCGCCTCGCTGATTACTGCCGCAGCATTCACGATTCTGCTGACCGCATACACGCTTTCGAAAACCGGCCTCGGAGTTGACTACAAGCTGCTCGCTCAGATGGTGAAATTCGGCCTTCCGCTGATTCCGTCGAATATCGCCGCCTTTATCGTGCAGGCCTCGGATCGGTACTTTATAAAGGAGTACGCGAGCCTTTCGCTGACCGGAATCTACTCACTCGGCTACAAATTCGGCACCCTGGCTCACCAGTTCGTGACTGCACCGTTCATCCAGATCTGGATGCCCCGCCGTTTCGAATTTTTCGGCAAGGAAGACTCCGAACGTATCTACGCCCGCATCTTCACCTACTTCTGTGCGGTTTCGGTGATGGGCGGGCTGATGATCTCGCTTCTGTCCCGGGAGGTCATCATGATAATGGCCGACCAGGCCTACTGGGACGCTTACAAAGTGGTGCCGATTGTGGTCCTCGCCTATATCGCCTTCTCTTTCCACTACCACTTCAATATCGGGATACTGATGAAAAAGGCGACCAAGTATATCGCCTACATTAACATCGCCAACGGTATCCTGAACCTGGCGCTGAACTTCATTCTCATAAGCCGCTACGATGTATGGGGTGCGGCCATTGCGACGCTCATCTGCTTCATCTTCAAAGCGTACATGACCTATTACATATCCAACCGACTGCATAAGATTCAGATAGAGTGGCGACGTGTCACTACTCTGTTTGCGGCCGGGTTCGCTCTGTTCTTTATCGGTTCGATAGTCGCTACCGGATCCATCTGGACTGACATAGCGATCAAGATTGTAATCGGGCTTTCGTACCCGGTTGTACTTTACCTGACGCGGATGTTTGATGAATCTGAGATTAGCAAGTTCAAGCAGATCATCAGAGCGCGCCGACTTAGTGTCGAATGAGAGTACGGAATGACGGGAAGAGTCAAAACATGCCTGACCTGATGCAGCCTCTGGCTAAACACGTGTTCTTTCCCTTGTTTGCCCTCAAGCAGGGGAGCAGCGTGCCCCGGCATCTGCGGGAGTTCGAAAGAAGCCAGTATTTCTCACCCGACCGGATAGCCGCCATGCAACTGGAGCGGCTGAGAGCGCTGCTCGGACACGCCTATCGCAATTGCCCGTTCTATACGCGACGCTTCGACGAGGCCGGGCTGGTGCCGTCGCGGGTGCAATCGATCGATGATCTTCGGGTGCTGCCGGTCCTCACCAAGAAGGACATCCAGACAAACCTGGCGCGACTGACCGCCCAGAACCTGCCGCCGTCCGACCTGGTGCCGGACAAGACCGGCGGCTCGACCGGCCAGCCGCTGAATTTCTTCATCAATCAGGATCGCGTTTACTCGCGCAACGCGGCCGCGCTCAGACATGACCGCTGGACCGGGTGGGATATCGGCTGCAAGACGGCTTACCTCTGGGGCCACCACGGCGACCTCGGCACAGTCGCGCGCTTGAAAAATCGCATCAAGGACACCCTGCTCGACCGGAATCTGATTCTCGATACGGCCAGTATCACCGCACCGAAACTCGAACAGTTTCGCAAAGGCCTCCTGAAGTTTCGACCTGTCATCTACGTCGGGTACGCCAATTCGGTGTATCTGTATGCCCGCTTTCTGAGAGACACCGGCGTTCGCGATTACCATCGCCCCAGCGCGATTATCACGTCAGCGGAGCTGCTCGATCCGGAGCAGCGGCAGGTTATCGAGAAGGTCTTCGGGTGCAAGGTGTTCGACCGCTACGGTTCGCGCGAAACCAGTATCATTGCGTCGGAATGTGATCGCCACACCGGACTGCACGTCTGCGCCGAGACAATACTGCTTGAAATTGTCGCGGATAACCAGCCCGCCCAACCCGGCCAACTGGGCAAGATCATCATCACCGATCTGATGAACTACGGTATGCCGTTTATTAGGTATCGAATTGAAGACATCGGCCGTCCGTCCCCGCACAAGTCCTGCTCATGCGGTCGGGGCCTGCCGCTGATCGACATGGCCGCCGGCCGGGTGACCGATTTCCTGGTGACCCCCGACGGCAAGATCATCTCTGGAGCATCACTGACAATTTTCCTGATCGCCAATACTCCCGGCCTGGCTCAGGCGCAGTTTGTCCAGGAGCGAAAAGACGAGCTGATTATGAGGATCGTGAAGGGGGAGAAATTCAACGACGAATCACTCAGGTATCTGAACGAACAGATACCTGAGTTCTTCGGGCCGAAAGTGAAGTACCATTTCGAGTACGTCGACTCCATTCCACCGGAACCGTCGGGGAAGCATCGTTTCAGCCTGTCGAAGCTGGACATTTCGGAGATGTTTTAGGGGCAGCGAACCGAGGACGGTATTAGGTGGGCGGCAGACGTCCTTGTCTGCCCCATATGGTAGGGATTTTGCGAGTACGGAATTCAAGTGACCCGCGCTCCATCCCACCCGCAAGCGGGTGGGCCACCGGGAGGGCATTCATCTGCCGACGGATATGTAACCGTGCCCGGCAGATGTCTTCATCTGCCGGCGGATGACACTTCTTCATGCGAGTGCTATCTCAATCCCACCCAAAGGGTGGGCCACCCAGATCTGCTTTGTGCG
Encoded proteins:
- a CDS encoding oligosaccharide flippase family protein, which codes for MAESVAKEAGLVARHAGIYGLANVMERAVGFIMIPVYTRFLTPSDYGILELIYLTTAVISLVVGMGIESAVSRFYFDYKDERSRGLVMSTATIGYGGATLLITLLLLPLSQFLAARVLDSPDNAQWFQIALITLCFNFIQPISMAFLRVRQQSTLVMVTQVLKTFLTLGLNIYFVVVLEMGVTGILLASLITAAAFTILLTAYTLSKTGLGVDYKLLAQMVKFGLPLIPSNIAAFIVQASDRYFIKEYASLSLTGIYSLGYKFGTLAHQFVTAPFIQIWMPRRFEFFGKEDSERIYARIFTYFCAVSVMGGLMISLLSREVIMIMADQAYWDAYKVVPIVVLAYIAFSFHYHFNIGILMKKATKYIAYINIANGILNLALNFILISRYDVWGAAIATLICFIFKAYMTYYISNRLHKIQIEWRRVTTLFAAGFALFFIGSIVATGSIWTDIAIKIVIGLSYPVVLYLTRMFDESEISKFKQIIRARRLSVE
- a CDS encoding phenylacetate--CoA ligase family protein; protein product: MPDLMQPLAKHVFFPLFALKQGSSVPRHLREFERSQYFSPDRIAAMQLERLRALLGHAYRNCPFYTRRFDEAGLVPSRVQSIDDLRVLPVLTKKDIQTNLARLTAQNLPPSDLVPDKTGGSTGQPLNFFINQDRVYSRNAAALRHDRWTGWDIGCKTAYLWGHHGDLGTVARLKNRIKDTLLDRNLILDTASITAPKLEQFRKGLLKFRPVIYVGYANSVYLYARFLRDTGVRDYHRPSAIITSAELLDPEQRQVIEKVFGCKVFDRYGSRETSIIASECDRHTGLHVCAETILLEIVADNQPAQPGQLGKIIITDLMNYGMPFIRYRIEDIGRPSPHKSCSCGRGLPLIDMAAGRVTDFLVTPDGKIISGASLTIFLIANTPGLAQAQFVQERKDELIMRIVKGEKFNDESLRYLNEQIPEFFGPKVKYHFEYVDSIPPEPSGKHRFSLSKLDISEMF